From the genome of Bactrocera oleae isolate idBacOlea1 chromosome 2, idBacOlea1, whole genome shotgun sequence, one region includes:
- the LOC106615939 gene encoding cuticle protein 8 — protein sequence MQIFSCFAITAAALFGVACAGYIPHGHASSYASVVQHTDGHHGYGSHDNSLHYAGHGYAHHDFQDHHYEHHEPHHYPKYTFEYGVKDAHTGDHKSQWEHRDGDHVKGGYTLAEADGTTRVVEYTADDHNGFNAVVKKIGHAHHPQAYYHGAYNSHF from the exons atgcaaatattttcgtGTTTCGCCATCACCGCTGCCGCACTTTTTGGTGTCGCTTGTGCAGGATACATTCCACACGGACACGCCTCCAGTTACGCCTCGGTTGTGCAACACACTGACGGTCACCACGGTTATGGCAGTCACGACAACTCTCTGCATTATGCTGGACATGGTTATGCTCACCACGACTTCCAGGATCACCACTACGAGCACCATGAGCCCCACCACTATCCCAAATACACTTTCGAATATGGCGTAAAGGACGCACATACCGGTGATCATAAGAGCCAATGGGAGCACCGTGATGGTGATCATGTCAAGG GAGGATATACCCTGGCGGAAGCTGATGGCACCACACGCGTTGTAGAGTACACCGCCGACGATCACAATGGCTTCAACGCTGTTGTCAAGAAAATCGGCCATGCCCACCATCCTCAGGCATATTATCATGGCGCTTATAACAGCCACTTCTGA
- the LOC106615910 gene encoding adult-specific cuticular protein ACP-20 — protein sequence MQILSCITFTAAALFGVACAGYIPHGHASSYASVVQHTDGHHGYGSHDNSLHYAGHGYAHHDFQDHHYEHHEPHHYPKYTFEYGVKDAHTGDHKSQWEHRDGDHVKGGYTLEEADGTTRVVEYTADDHNGFNAVVKKIGHAHHPQAYYHGAYGYDHGHAGSYVEVKHHQ from the exons ATGCAAATCCTTTCGTGCATCACTTTTACTGCTGCCGCACTCTTTGGTGTCGCTTGTGCAGGATACATTCCACACGGACACGCCTCCAGTTACGCCTCGGTTGTTCAACACACTGACGGTCATCACGGTTATGGCAGTCACGACAACTCTCTGCATTATGCTGGACATGGTTATGCTCACCACGACTTCCAGGATCACCACTACGAGCACCATGAGCCCCACCACTATCCCAAATACACTTTCGAATATGGCGTAAAGGACGCACATACCGGTGATCATAAGAGCCAATGGGAGCACCGTGATGGTGATCATGTGAAGG GAGGATATACCCTGGAGGAAGCTGATGGCACCACACGCGTTGTAGAGTACACCGCCGACGATCACAATGGCTTCAACGCTGTTGTCAAGAAAATCGGCCATGCCCACCATCCTCAGGCATATTATCATGGCGCTTATGGTTATGATCATGGTCACGCTGGTAGCTACGTGGAAGTTAAGCACCATCAATGA